In Palaemon carinicauda isolate YSFRI2023 chromosome 28, ASM3689809v2, whole genome shotgun sequence, a single genomic region encodes these proteins:
- the LOC137621772 gene encoding KRAB-A domain-containing protein 2-like has product MESKKSLFQTKILESEEKKTTNSSSLFPREEYERVISRLNELKQSNPTKTKQDYCLLQKYEILEVTIEGTTVQKLQTKGTQLRFVCAEDVFDVLLGILRTIGQGGRTSMCKATKGKYVNISRDQITLFLQCCEECQLKESSVRKCVVVKPTVSISMNSRAQVDLIDMQSQPDGKYRFIFNYQDHLTKMICLRTLQTKTAEDIAFHLVDIFCDKGAPHILQSDNGREFSNKVIKEVLAMWPECKLVHGKPRYSQSQGSVERANRDVEAIIACWMKNNNTTQWSNGLRFVQWQKNTRFHSGIGRTPYEAIYGEKAHLGISAINIPEEIMEGRETEEQLAEALCLVNEEDQNVEQGKSAEGCSINCNSCGQNILCHPSGQCCSTVNDNVDDPVLCCLYNRNRSIQTERRESKIQQEKQAKKMKDKSVQRFKPALAGDTVMVPIPLVDRGRVELANAKAIITETMDSRTYKLGTKHGLLKQVYSRNQFTLC; this is encoded by the exons ATGGAAAGTAAGAAAAGTCTTTTCCAAACAAAAATTCTAGAGTCTGAAGAAAAGAAAACtacaaatagttcaagtttatttccccgggaagaatacgaacgagtaattagtcgcctgaatgaacttaaacaatctaatcctacgaagactaagcaggattattgtttgttacaaaaatatgaaatactggagGTCACAATTGAGGGTACCACCGTGCAAAAGTTGCAGACGAAAGGAACTCAGCTGCGATTCGTTTGTGCTGAAGATGTGTTTGATGTACTTCTAGGTATTCTTCGCACAATTGGCCAGGGAGGAAGAACTAGTATGTGTAAGGCAaccaaaggaaaatatgtaaacatTTCACGTGATCAGATAACGCTGTTCTTGCAGTGTTGTGAGGAATGTCAGCTAAAGGAAAGTAGTGTGCGGAAGTGTGTGGTTGTCAAGCCAACCGTCTCGATCAGCATGAATTCTCGAGCTCAG GTTGACTTGATTGATATGCAGAGTCAACCAGATGGGAAATACCGTTTCATTTTCAATTACCAGGATCACTTGACCAAGATGATATGCCTTCGAACCCTACAGACTAAGACTGCCGAGGATATAGCTTTTCACCTGGTTGACATTTTCTGTGATAAAGGAGCCCCTCATATTCTTCAATCTGACAATGGGAGAGAATTTTCAAATAAGGTAATCAAGGAAGTTCTGGCTATGTGGCCAGAATGTAAGCTAGTTCATGGGAAACCAAGATATTCTCAATCTCAGGGTTCCGTGGAACGAGCAAACAGAGATGTTGAAGCAATAATCGCTTGCTGGATGAAAAATAACAACACTACACAATggtcaaatggactgcgctttgttcagtggcagaaaaacacgcgcttccattctggaattggcaggacaccttatgaagccatatacggagaaaaggctcatcttggtatttctgctatcaacataccagaagaaataatggaaggcaGGGAGACAGAGGAGCAGCTTGCAGAAGCACTTTGTTTAGTTAATGAAGAAGATCAAAATGTAGAACAGGGGAAAAGTGCTGAAGGTTGTTCCATAAATTGCAACTCGTGTGGTCAAAACATTCTATGTCATCCTTCTGGTCAGTgttgttcaactgtaaatgacaatgttgatgaccctgtgctctgttgcctatacaatagaaatcgtagcattcagactgaacgaagggaatcgaaaatacaacaagagaagcaagctaaaaaaatgaaggataaatccGTACAGCGTTTCAAGCCGGCCCTTGCAGGGGACACTGTCATGGTTCCtattccacttgttgaccgtggacgAGTGGAGTTagcgaatgcaaaggcaattataactgagACAATGGATAGCAGAACTTACAAACTAGGGACAAAACATGGTTTACTGAAACAGGTGTACAGTCGGAATCAGTTCACTTTGTGCTGA